The Neoarius graeffei isolate fNeoGra1 chromosome 25, fNeoGra1.pri, whole genome shotgun sequence genome includes a region encoding these proteins:
- the LOC132873137 gene encoding serine rich and transmembrane domain containing 1 has translation MDGQVEELNGTELEGQSFLRFNPTTLSTGAATASSSRTESVYVYLSIFLSLLLFLLTLLVITLHRLKNIISSSSSYPECSSEAGSSFTNMEICSLSSQRSTVSSLSC, from the coding sequence ATGGATGGCCAGGTGGAGGAACTGAATGGGACAGAACTGGAGGGACAGAGCTTTCTGCGCTTCAACCCAACTACTCTTTCCACTGGGGCTGCTACAGCTTCGTCCAGCCGCACTGAAAGTGTCTACGTCTATCTTTCTATCTTCCTCAGCTTGCTGCTCTTCCTCCTCACCCTCCTGGTCATCACCCTGCACAGGCTGAAAAACATCATCTCGTCCAGTTCGTCCTATCCGGAGTGCAGCAGTGAGGCAGGAAGTTCATTCACCAACATGGAGATCTGCAGCCTGTCTTCACAGAGATCAACAGTGTCATCATTATCCTGCTAG